The following coding sequences lie in one Miscanthus floridulus cultivar M001 chromosome 9, ASM1932011v1, whole genome shotgun sequence genomic window:
- the LOC136482750 gene encoding uncharacterized protein — protein MGPAKSWDHYKSAPDADYEDKQERVRREFWTFFRCEEGQEERAEKNLVKSARKRISDMHYEERLTCIIKYYATRLGQKVSKTQARQMPLTREQYIEMIPWWCESFADCWEMIVDRWFTEGSI, from the exons ATGGGGCCGGCCAAATCGTGGGACCACTACAAATCTGCCCCCGACGCAGATTATGaagacaagcaggagcgggtcaggagagagttctgg ACTTTTTTTAGGTGTGAAGAGGGACAGGAGGAGAGGGCGGAGAAGAACTTGGTGAAAAGTGCCAGGAAACGCATCagcgacatgcactacgaggagcgCCTCACTTGCATCATCAAGTACTACGCCACGCGACTTGGTCAGAAAGTCAGcaagacacaggcaagacagATGCCTCTGACCCGGGAACAGTacattgag atgattccatggtggtgcgagtcctttgccgactgctgggagatgatcgtggacaggtggttcacagaGGGTTCTATCTAG
- the LOC136480437 gene encoding uncharacterized protein — MAYGLARKGKATSAVTFSPDDPPKSYSNPSTHTRISSYASDARSVQGPDWDPSTDNIDGTTIMRIGQGKKHGRYWLGDGTLESGSVPSLSQIRASTPSGGPAIRQRPSPSQQRVDALQADNERMAQELRDLAARTEVAERERQAEWAERERQAKQLAEITMFLQNFGQVNGVSVPMFAPAPPPVVASPPPPAGSNDPSQAQAGGAEFPSPDTQFPPHL, encoded by the exons ATGGCGTATGGACTGGCCCGCAAGGGAAAGGCGACTTCCGCTGTCACCTTCAGCCCGGATGACCCACCCAAGTCGTACAGCAACCCGAGCACCCACACCCGCATCAGCTCCTACGCGTCGGACGCAAGGTCGGTCCAGGGGCCAGACTGGGATCCGAGCACCGACAACATTGATGGCACGACTATCATGAGGATCGGAcagggcaagaagcatgggcggtactggcttgGCGATGGCACCCTTGAGTCTGGCTctgttccctccctctcccagatccgagcaagtaccccgagcggaggcccggccatacgccaacggccgtccccttcacagcagcgggtcgacgcactccag gccgataaCGAGAGGATGGCAcaggagctgcgggacctggcggcgaggaccgaggtggctgagcgggaaagacaagccgagtgggccgagcgggagagacaggccaagcagctggcggagattacgatgttcctgcagaactttgggcaagtgaacggtgtatctgtgccgatgttcgctccagcgccgccaccagttgtagctagtcca cctccgcCGGCGGGTTCGAATGACCCATCTCAAGCGCAAGCAGGCGGTGCCGAGTTTCCTTCGCCAGacactcagtttcctccccacctttag